A window of Deltaproteobacteria bacterium genomic DNA:
AAGTTCACGAAAAATATTCAACCATGGCTAGAGCACGAGGCAGCGACGTTAGCGCACTGCGAGGAAATTCTGGAGGGAGCCGGCTGTTGGTCGCCGTTATTCCCGGCTCGTTGTGACGACGTGACGTTGGCGGCGGCGACGTGCGTGAA
This region includes:
- a CDS encoding ThiF family adenylyltransferase, whose translation is KFTKNIQPWLEHEAATLAHCEEILEGAGCWSPLFPARCDDVTLAAATCVKELETLIDKRPTHARFRVFVQSLSDDGFLGFAPENAPPK